In Panthera tigris isolate Pti1 chromosome C1, P.tigris_Pti1_mat1.1, whole genome shotgun sequence, the following proteins share a genomic window:
- the LOC102964812 gene encoding chymotrypsin-C: MLGFTTLAALLACASSCGVPSFLPDLSARVVGGDNARPHSWPWQISLQYLKNGTWRHTCGGTLIANSFVLTAAHCISNTKTYRVALGKNNLVVDNEEGSLYANVDTIFVHEKWNSFLVRNDIALIKLAEPVQLSATIQVACLPEEGSLLPQDYPCYVTGWGRLWTNGPIADELQQGPQPVVDHTTCTQKDWWGSMVKDTMVCAGGDGVISACNGDSGGPLNCQAENGSWEVRGIVSFGSGLGCNTLKKPTVFTRVSAYIDWINEKMQL, translated from the exons ATGTTGGGCTTCACCACCCTAGCCGCGCTCCTGGCCTGTG CCTCCAGCTGCGGGGTCCCCAGCTTCCTGCCCGACCTATCGGCCCGAGTGGTAGGAGGAGACAATGCCAGGCCCCACAGCTGGCCCTGGCAG ATCTCTCTCCAGTACCTCAAGAATGGCACGTGGAGACACACGTGTGGCGGCACCTTGATTGCCAACAGCTTCGTCCTCACAGCCGCCCACTGCATCAG caACACCAAGACCTACCGCGTGGCCCTGGGCAAGAACAACCTGGTGGTGGACAATGAGGAAGGCTCCCTGTACGCGAACGTGGACACTATCTTTGTCCACGAGAAGTGGAACTCCTTCCTGGTGCG CAACGACATTGCCCTCATCAAGCTGGCGGAGCCCGTGCAGCTGAGTGCCACCATCCAGGTGGCATGCCTGCCGGAGGAGGGCTCTTTGCTGCCTCAAGACTACCCCTGCTACGTCACAGGCTGGGGCCGCCTCTGGA cCAACGGCCCCATTGCCGACGAGCTCCAGCAGGGCCCGCAGCCCGTGGTGGACCACACCACGTGCACCCAGAAGGACTGGTGGGGAAGCATGGTGAAGGACACCATGGTGTGTGCAGGTGGGGACGGTGTCATCTCGGCCTGCAAC GGAGACTCGGGCGGCCCACTGAACTGCCAGGCTGAGAACGGTTCCTGGGAGGTGCGAGGCATCGTGAGCTTTGGCTCCGGGCTGGGCTGCAACACC